The Glycine soja cultivar W05 chromosome 4, ASM419377v2, whole genome shotgun sequence genomic sequence CCAACAAATTCTCAAATATACTCGTAAGTTGTATCCAAATTCATTTATTATGTGTGAGGcttcatgtttttttctttttctagtaAATGCAAGTTTAGGTGGTATTATTACCCaaaacattttttgttgttttgatgtAGAGTATATTTAGTTACATGGTATCATCACAAAAGTCACATTTTTTACAtggaaatatgaaaattataaagagTTATGGTGATATGAacgtgaaaaaatatttttttttcagcgCGCATCACATAACCTAAGACACTAGTAGATTactagattttatcttaaacATGCATTATTGATGAGAGTCCAAACAAGTTATTATGTTTATAGTTTGCCTCCAAATACATGGTAATTAAGATAATGTGACTGACTTAAAAAAATGTGAGGATACGGCGAATTTTTATTAGATACGCctgtaaaagaaatttaaattgatagtaactataaattaaattcatatttttatacacTTAGCTAGTTTAATCTGTTTAACTTCCCTGGTTTCTTTATATTAttcagttattattttatttgtatatgtgaataaaatattatacaaatatttttaattttaattttatcacagttgatccttaaattttatctctttttactTATAAACACCTTAATCtcaattttatcttaattacttttttcatcttaattaatttttagatttaccCTTTTGTAAATGTTCTCTTATACTAATTTTGggttaaacattttaaaaaaaataggtgaGTTGAATTTGAGTTAAACTACTAATAAAGAAGAAAACTCATGAATTTATTAGTTTATCTCTTACAAATAACTTTTTCAAacattaaaacataataaaatttataatttaaaaataaagtagacttttttttcttctaaattcatgtttttttattatattttagtacATGACAAAAGCTTTATTTTGTTTGTCCTAGAAGATATGTCTTACAACATGATATGATAGGGGGGGGGGGACTTCAAATTGCTGGTGATGAAATTATGCTTGATGAATGACATTAATTTAGGCAAACTGTGTCACAAATACCATTGCAATGCCACATTAAATCATTAATGGACTATTTGGTCATCTATCATAACATCTAGTCTCTTAATGTGCTGCTTGCTCTTAACACACAGACCTTAAGTTACCACATGACTTCTAAGTTCCTTTCCTTTGCAATTAGGTGGTAGCTAGTAGCAATTCAATTCCACTAACCCCTTAAAAGTTAATCTCCCTTCTTTCTGCAAAAAATTTCCCAGTAATTGCTTGATCAGGAACAAGGGCAATCCACACGGCAGTATCAGCCCCTTGCTCAATTGTGACACTTCCTGAATAACCTGTTAGAGCAGTTTTCACCCAACCAGGGCAATAACAATTAATGTAAATCTTTTCACCCTCTGGCCTTTCAGAAAACTTCCTTGCCAAAAACCTTGTATAGGCATTAACCGCAAGTTTTGACACCGAGTAATCAGTGAAACTATGAGGCCACCCTTCTGATCTCCAACTTCCATCTTCTACTTGTTGTAGAAAATTAGATATCATTCCATCAATCAGCTCCTCTGTAAGGGATTCATCGTCACTTAGTTGCTCCCTCAAAGCATCATTTTCTACTCTCTGTTACTCCCAAAACTTATAAATCAGTTTTACATATAGCACAAGTTATACCATGGGGAACCAATGGTCCCACACTGTAATCTCAGAGCAAtcattaagagagaaaaaaatccaaacatgtTCAGTTTATCCCTAATAAGAGGGaattaaagatgaaaaaaatgttatgcaataaatttttttcagaCATTATCCAATCACAATTTATCatatacaataaatttattaacttttaaataattatcttaaaataatttaaatgataatttaagattgaataaaagtataaattgtTTAACAATACATAAACATTAAACTTATTAAAGATAAAACTCAATTACTTAAATATTGTTTAGTTATAAGGTTTAATGCTAATGTCTATGCACCGTCAATGCAAAATAGTTATACAGtgttatttaatcacaaattatcatttaaattattttaaaataattattttaaaaattaataaatatattatacattgTAATTGAATGAATGTGTtacataactttttttctcttagTTATATgggaaatataataatatgtaGAGTATTTTTTACTTACATTTCGTTTCCCATTTAATCGACCTAAACGTGAGCTCACATTTACAATACGAGCACCAGCAGCGGATGGCTTCATCAATGGAATCATAGCTTCAATCATGCTCTTGGTGCCATAATAATTTGTATCAATAACGTTGCGAGCATTTTCAACATTGTTTTCGGACCCTTGATTGAAATTAACACCAGCGTTATTTACCTGCAAGTAACCATATCATTGCTTAGAAGCATATGATAAAATCAAGATCAAATtaatctcatatttttttaggtttttcaaatatattttcataatttagaAGTTATAGATGGGTCTTTctaaattcaaaaacatttcAACATGTCTTTGTCTACTACAGGACCTCGGCGTGTCTAAAAATTTTGCAGCCTACACAAAACTTTTAATGCAAGTATGCAACACAAGTTAacaatctttataattttataactcaagtgcaaaatcatttatcaaatattatagttaagtaattctaatattttcctttcaatagATAAGATAAGCACCAAAACGTCAAAATACATGATTAGGCGACAAGCTAAAGGAGTTGCTCACTCTCTTGTTCGAACATCTATGCTAGTCATCAACATTTTGAATTTAATCCTCACTATATTGAAAGtcttattataaatgaaattatttaagtcttttttcttaaaaaaaagaagataaaataagcactacatttaatatatcttataatattagtgatcttatatacataaatttattaagGTCGGTTTAGTAAAGAAgattaaaacaatttgaataaagttaaaattgaaTCATTCGAGTACTATGTCAGTTCAATCTTGACAGAAATAATTGTTGGTAggcttaacaaaaaaaataaagtcttagacacaaaaaataaatgaataaatacataaattaaaataattttaattttactctcAATATACAAAAACTTCATGCTTGGTATACGTAGATAGTATTCCTAGatgaaaaatatgaacaaaTGGAAGCAAAATGTTCTCTATTCAACCTAATGGGGAAGACCGTGGATGTTGAGAAAATAAGCTAATCCATAgcggtaataaaaaaaatggacaaaACTAAAGGATAGGTCACTAATTCAAGTGCAGTAAGATTGTAAGGAAGTAATTACGTTTTAGAAACTGACCAGAATGTCTAAACCACCATAATTTTCCTTCAACCAGTGAGCAAATTGGTTGATGGATGAAGGATCCAATATGTCAAGTTGATTACAAGCCACCTCTGTGAGGCCACCTTCTTGCAAGACCTTAGCTGATTCAACACCAACACTTTCATCTCTTGAAGTCAGTACAACAGTCACTCCATGACCAGCAAGTTGCCTACATATCTCAAACCCAATTCCTCTGTTTCCACCTGTAACCACAGCAACAGTTTCCTTGGACCACCACCTATGCATACCCAATTGCACAAAATAATAACAGAGTAAATATATTATGTGAATCTTATGTCCAAATGACATATGAAGATGATTGATTAAAGGTTCTAAGCAACCTAAATTTTGATCTACATAGCTAGGAAAAATTATTAGGAAGTTTTAGACCATTATGTGTCTATAGTCTTAGTCAATTTCTTCGTGAtacatattcaaatttttttaatttataaaaaagttaacaaTACTTAATTATATGTCATATGAAAACTAGTTGATACCTTGACCCCTCACAACTTAATAATTTCCCTATAGTCAGACACTTTAACAATCACAAGCTCATGCTCATGATGATGAGAAagcaaaattatattaaattcaaggttttaaattacagttgtgattgaaattgaattttattgtAATCCTTGATATTgcatgaaatttggataaatGTAGCTGCAATTACAGTTATAAAAATCTTGACTTCCCGGCAGAAATTGCATTCCCTACAGTTATAACCTTAATTAAAGTCTAATagcacaataaataaaaaaaatcaatataaccATAGGACTATGAGACATGGTAGATAGCTTGGACATCAAACCTCTGGTGATCAGAATAAGGAATGGTTCTCAAAAGAGAAATCTGTTgcaatctcttttcttttcggtcctttgatttttctttgtgCCCCATCTTGTCTATCTCTTTGTGGATTTAGCACCGATGAAGCTAAATTGAATGTTGGATGTTCTTGGAGTTAGTGGGACCTTGAGCATGGACGAGATGTAATTTGCATCACATATGTTCTCCGCACGCAGAGTAAATCGGTGCCTATGCATGCCACGTTGTTGGCCCAAGCACCTATGTTGGCTTTTAGTCAATGCATAAaactatactttttttttttaattttgaaataataaaagcatagaaaatataaaatatattattaatataaaaaattatgacataATTTATATCAGAAAAATaagcatataaa encodes the following:
- the LOC114408218 gene encoding carbonyl reductase [NADPH] 1-like, with amino-acid sequence MISNFLQQVEDGSWRSEGWPHSFTDYSVSKLAVNAYTRFLARKFSERPEGEKIYINCYCPGWVKTALTGYSGSVTIEQGADTAVWIALVPDQAITGKFFAERREINF
- the LOC114410892 gene encoding (+)-neomenthol dehydrogenase-like; translated protein: MGHKEKSKDRKEKRLQQISLLRTIPYSDHQRWWSKETVAVVTGGNRGIGFEICRQLAGHGVTVVLTSRDESVGVESAKVLQEGGLTEVACNQLDILDPSSINQFAHWLKENYGGLDILVNNAGVNFNQGSENNVENARNVIDTNYYGTKSMIEAMIPLMKPSAAGARIVNVSSRLGRLNGKRNG